TGCCAGATTCATTGCCCTTTTGCTTCCTAGTAATGTTTGCTCCAGCAGATGGATTGATAAAGCTATTGCTTTGCATAATAACTTGGAGAAATCGCAAGCAAGTTTGGATGTAACAACAGATAACGTACTTCTTGATGGTTTAGTTAAAGAAGGGAGGATTGAAGAATCAATTACGGTGTTTGATTATACGAAAGGACTCAAATTAGTGACTAATTAAAGTTTTACAGTTATAATCCGGGGGCTTTGCCGTGCTAAGGAACTGAGAAAAGAAATGaaacttcttcatgaagaaatgtTGAATATGGGGCTTAAACCTGATACAGCAACATATAAAAGCTTGATATTGGAATTCAAGTACTAGTATATCCCCTTAATGCCTTGGTGTTTGGTCTGTGACAGTACAAGCTGAAACTGCATAATTTGATCTCTTTTTTTTATGACTTGGAGCAATTCACAGGCTGCGTTCTGTTTATGAAGAAACGACGTCGTTTCAACGAGTTGTTGCCAACGAATGCCTGCATGTCAAATTCTCATTGGAAGGTACACGAATGAATTaccttttttataattaaaaaaaaaagtcaaaagtCTCCTCTTCTATTGACTTCACCGAAACAAAAACGAAATGAAACGAAACTATTTCTTTCCACCCAGAAAAATGGCGATCTCTCAAAACATCGCCACCCGTCTGCTTCTCTTAACAACACTCctctccctctttctctctctcaccATTTCCACTTCTGACCCAGAAGAGCTCGTCAACGAACTCCTCTTCCTGCAATCCCAATCCAAAACAGGCGTAATCCACCTGGATGACCACTCCATCTCTCGCTTCCTAACCTCCACCAAAACTCCACGCCCCTACTCCCTCCTCATCTTCTTCGATGCCAAGCAGCTCCATGACAAGCACGAGCTCCACCTCCAAGACCTCCACCGCGAGTTCTTTCTCGTCGCCTCCTCCTTCATCCTCAACAATCCTGATAAATCCTCCACGTCCTACGCTAAACTCTTCTTCTGCGACATCGAGTTCAAGGAATCCCAATCTTCCTTCTCCCTCTTTGGCGTCAATTCCCTCCCTCACATCCGCCTCGTAGTCCCCAATGTGAAGAACCCAAAAGAATCTGATGCAATGGATCAGGGGGATTTCTCTAGAATGGCCGAATCAATGTCAGATTTCGTCGAATCCAGGACCAAACTCTCTGTGGGACCTATCCACCGTCCCCCAATTCTCTCCAGGAGCCAATTGGGTTTTCTATTCGCTGTTTTGCTAATCTGGACGCCGTTTATGGTCAAGAAGGTGTTGACCGGCCAGACATTGCTTCACGATCCGAAAATATGGCTTGGTGGGGCCGTGTTTGTGTATTTCTTCAGTGTTTCTGGTGCAATGCACAATATAATTCGTAAGATGCCCATGTTTTTGGCCGATCGAAACGACCCCAACAAGCTGATTTTCTTTTACCAGGGGTCCGGGATGCAGCTGGGAGCAGAGGGGTTCGCCATTGGGTTCTTGTACACCATTGTGGGGCTATTGTTAGCCTTTGTGACTCATGTGCTTGTGATGGTTAAGAATGTGACAGCCCAGAGATTGGTTATGGTCGTTTCACTAGTGGTTTCATTTTGGGCTGTGAATAAGGTTATCTACCTGGATAATTGGAAGACTGGATATGGGGTTCATACTTTCTGGCCTTCAAGTTGGAAGTGATAATGCTGTTCAGATTTCGAGAAGTGAAAGTTGATAACTTTGCGTTAGTGGGACTATATTGGTGTAAGACTTTGATGT
The Hevea brasiliensis isolate MT/VB/25A 57/8 chromosome 18, ASM3005281v1, whole genome shotgun sequence genome window above contains:
- the LOC110636629 gene encoding probable dolichyl-diphosphooligosaccharide--protein glycosyltransferase subunit 3B translates to MKRNYFFPPRKMAISQNIATRLLLLTTLLSLFLSLTISTSDPEELVNELLFLQSQSKTGVIHLDDHSISRFLTSTKTPRPYSLLIFFDAKQLHDKHELHLQDLHREFFLVASSFILNNPDKSSTSYAKLFFCDIEFKESQSSFSLFGVNSLPHIRLVVPNVKNPKESDAMDQGDFSRMAESMSDFVESRTKLSVGPIHRPPILSRSQLGFLFAVLLIWTPFMVKKVLTGQTLLHDPKIWLGGAVFVYFFSVSGAMHNIIRKMPMFLADRNDPNKLIFFYQGSGMQLGAEGFAIGFLYTIVGLLLAFVTHVLVMVKNVTAQRLVMVVSLVVSFWAVNKVIYLDNWKTGYGVHTFWPSSWK